aaagcaggatgcaattaaagcaggatgcatgggagtgttGTTggttatttgttcagtcgcttccgactcttcgtgacttcatggaccagcccacgctggTCCATGAAGTCCTTCACAGTCAGcccatgggagtacttcacaataaaagcagattataagctggaaaactttggagttctttgcatgcaattcgcagtgattgcacagtataacgctggtgtgataaagctctacaaagcacatagaatcatagaatcatagaataacagagttggaaggggcctacaaggccatcgagtccaaccccctgctcaatgcaggaatccaccctaaagcatccctgacagatggttgtccagctcctgGATGTCTCCTGGATGCTCCTGGATGTCTCGATACTAATGCCCAGAGGATGGGAAACTATCAAAAtgaacttatttattcatttaaaacatttgtatcccaccctatatcactaggatctcagggcagataaaattatataatataaacaataaatatacacatctaaaaacaaattaaaccattaatcaagtgaAAACCAGTCTAgtatttaaaagaattaaaacaatgtgtgagcttggtgaatttaaccattaaagcagggggttggactcaatggccataaaggccccttccaactggactaatctatgattctatgggctcatctacaccaagcaggatatttcactaggaaagcagtatataaaaggcaggagccacacgagtgctttatagcggtattgaagtgcattgacaactgttggggcccataaggcacagaccatatgccgctttcataccactttcatagaatcatagaatcatagaatagaagagctggaaggggcctacaaggccatcgagtccaaccccctgctcaatgcaggaatccaccctaaagcatccctgacagatggttgtccagctgcctcttgaaggcctctagtgtgggagagcccacaacctccctaggtaactgattccattgtcgtactgctctaatagtcaggaagtttttcctgatgtccagctggaatctggcttcttttaacttgagcccattattccttgtcctgcactctgggaggatcgagaagaggtcctggccctcctctgtgtgacaaccatttaagtctttgaagagtgctctcatgtctcccctcaatcttctcttctccaggctaaacatgccctgttgtttcagtctctcttcatagggctttgtttccagaccctagTGTTAGATCCTGCATGGTGTacatgtgtcatggggcccaacagttgtcagtgcacttcagtatcactataaagcagaagtgtggctcctgccttttatatactgctttcatagtggaatatcctgcttggtgtagaagagctgtcaaccaggaacccacaagcaggacacaagagcaacagcaccctcctgcccatgttccccagcaactgatgggGATTAGTAAACCTTCTGATGAGTATAACTTCTGAAGAGAAACAGGACCTAATTCACATTACGCATAAACCACAGTCATGACCAGATGAAGCCTTCAGGCCAGGATTTGTGCAGGGATCGGTGGGTGGGTGAAGAAGTTGCTACCCTTTCCTTAAACCATCATTCCACCGCCACATCCTTGCACATGTCTCATCCTCACCTTTTCTCAGCACAGCTTCCTTCCCATATTCCCAGAGTCGCTGCAGCATCTGAATGCAGTCCTCGTGCTGCACAATCTTTTTCTGGATAAAGGCTGGGTCAGCATTCCACACCCTGGTCATCACTTCTGCATCTGCATCAAGTGCAATCCAGGTGAGGGCTTCATAGTCAAAGGTCATGAAATCCCTCCCTTTGTTGCCGCACCGGTCATACCCTCTTTTGCTCTTGTCCTCGCCCAGTTCGCAGCCGAACCTCTTCTGCCAGATGACAACCCCTTAAAGAAACACAGAAGGCAGGAGCTCAGAACACAtccagggcatttctacacctggcGAAATTACCACAACTTTACCAGGGCTCCTGTTTCCGGAAGCCCTGGtaaagccaagtatcccccagttacaagatgggggatacttggctcagcaatactacaaacaagaaggatcttggaattgttgtagatcacaagctgaataggagccaacagtgcgatatggctgcaagaaaggccaatgctattttgggctgcattaatagaagtatagcttccaaatcgcgtgaggtactggttcctctctattcggccctggttaggcctcatctagagtattgcgtccagttctgggctccacaaagcTAGCAGATAGCAGTGTTGTAGAATATATTGCTAAGGGGATGCCCAGCCATACATGACATGAAGGTTCTGAGCTacgatagggtgaccctatgaaaaggaggaccgggctcctgtatctttaacagttgtattgaaaggggaatttcagcaggtgtcatttgtatatatggagaacctggtgaaattccctcttcatcacaacagttaaagctcccctcttttaaatctggtcactctagcatagctcctgcagctttaaatgttgtgatgaagtggaaatttcaccaggttctccatatatacaaatgacacctgctgaaatttccttttcaatacaaatattaaagatacaggagccctgtcctccttttcgtatggtcacgcTAAGCTATGACGCCCTGGAGGCCAAGTAAAAATATGGCTTTctaacaaagtctttgatggttaaactcactggtacattgttttaactgttttaactgtttttactgctttcaaattatatattgttttaacttggttcatggttgaatttgtttttaactgtgcatatttattgttttatactgtatgtttttctcTGTTcgtcgctctgagatcttaatgatatagggcatgatataaacattataaataaatatcctggctgtgttttcatattgtattttatattatgcttttatactgtttgttttatattttgaatagtttctacggttttaatttttgtaaactggccagaatgctttggctattgggcggtataaaaatgcaataaataaaaaaataaaatatgcacagaagtggtTTATCCATGGGAGAaggatgtgtacattttaaaatgcgtACACGTAAAATTGTGTTACAAGCACACAATGTCGTAAAGGAGAAGGTATAcgttaaaaatgaaaatgtgttttGGCCCAGAGAAACAAATGAGTGTGTATAATATTCAAGTATGATTAGGgtgacctatgaaaaggaggacagggctcctgtatctttaacagttgcatagaaaagggaatttcagcaggcgtcatttgtacatatggagaacctggtgaaattccctcttaatcacaacagttaaagctacaggtgccctgccctcttttaaatctggtcacctaGTAtcactcctgcacctttaactgttgtgatgaagagggaatttcactgggttctccttatatacaaatgacacctgctgaaattcccttttctatgcaactgttaaagatacaggaaccctgtcctccttttcatatggtcaccctaagtatgatGCAGCATCAACTAAGAGCTTAAGACCATACCCGGACTTGCTTACTtcatccatcatagaatcatagaatcatagaatagcagagttggaaggggcctacaaggccatcgagtccaaccccctgctcaatgcaggaatccatcctaaagcatccctgacagatggttgtccagctgcctcttgaatgcctctagtgtgggagagcccacaaccaccctaggtagctgattccattgtcgcactgctctaacagtcaggaagtttttcctgatgtccagccggaatctggcttcctttaacttgagcccgttattccgtgtcctgcactctgggaggatcgagaagagatcctggccctcctcatgtGACTTGCAAGATGGCAGAGAGAACACACTCCCCTCCAAGATTTTCATTGGTTAAATTTAGGAAAGGGGGAGGGTGTGGATTGAAAATGGGACAACTCCCCCCTACTCACACACTTACACCATGGCTGCCTCTCCCTATCTCCTGGGAGGAACCTCAATGGATCCATGCCGTCCTACTCTTAACTCACCCTCACTCTGGTTGTGGTGTTTCCCCAGGACGAGCAGGTGACGCCTGTGACGCAGCTCCACACGTGATGCTTGCTCAGTGTAGATGTCCCAAAAGGAGGGGTCTTCCTCAGCTTTCTTTATCCAGGGTCCTCGAGGAAGGGCCCGCTTCGTGCTGCTGTCGTAATAACTCCAAAATTGGTCATCCAGGTATGCCGAAAGCAGAAATGTCGGTGCCCCTTGGCCAGAGTCCCACATTACCACCAAAAAGTGCAAGGAATGTGAAGAGAAGCCTGCAAAAAAGAGGGGGCAGAGATGAGTGGTTGTAGTCAAGGACACCCCAAACCACCTCCGAAAACCATCCCCCTTTACCATGATCCTTCCTCATCCAAGAAGGCAGGAAGAGACTCCTTTAACCCACCATTAGCTAAGAATATATCTAGAAGCTCCAATTAATATATGCAAGTATGGCCTGGGGTTGACCAActctcaggatttccccagatttgtctgttTTTTTGCTCTATCCCGGGTATCGGCAGGGGGATTTCCTGTAATTTTCTAAAATGTTCAGGAATAACATGCTTCTACCTTTAAGGTTGCTAttagcatggtggtggtggtgagaatgatGCAATTTCTAGATGGAACGTCATtccaccccctccacacacacaatacTCCACTCAGTGCcttaaatcatagaataatagaatcatagaatagcagagttggaagggtcctacaaggccatggagtccaaccccctgctcaatgcaggaattcaccctaaagcatccctgacagatggttgtccagctgcctcttgaaggcctccagtgagggagaactcacaacctccctaggtaactgattccattgtcgtactgctctaacagtcaggaagtttttcctgatgtccagctggaatctggcttcctttaaattgagcccgttattccgtgtcctgcactctgggagtatcgagaagagatcctggccctcctctgtgtggcaacctttcaagtatttgaagagtgctatcatgtctcccctcaattttctcttacccaggctaaacatgccaagttctttcagtctctcttcatagggctttaaaACCCTGGTTGGagtggaagagggggaaatgtgctttccagggcctccacaAAGTGCATAGTTCCTCCCCTGTcacgctaatggcagccaccattagcctggtggtgggggaatgactagggtgaccctatgaaaaggaggacagggctcctgtatctttaacagttgcatagaaaacgcaatttcagcaggtgtcatttgtatatatggagaacctggtgaaattccctcttcatcacaacagttaaagctgcaggagctatactagagtgaccagatttaaaaaaggggcaaggctcctgcagctttaactgttgtgatgaagaggacgtttcaccaggttctccatatatacaaatgacacctgctgaaattcccttttcaattcaactgttaaagatacaggagacctgtcctccttttcatatggtcaccctagattatgcAGCTTTTTACCAGTTACTTTGCATTAGGTTTCCTCATGCCAAGAaagcagagtgggggggtgggtcTTTCCCAACACAAGACCTGAAGATGGTTCCTGGGGCtcgcctacaccaagcaggatattccacaatgaaagtgctatgaaagcagtatatgctctgtgtcaacaggccccaacagttgtcagtgcacttcaatatcgctatgaagcagtcgtgcggctcctgccttttatataccgctttcatagtggaatatcctgcttggtgtagatgagctcttagGTGCCACCAGTTCCATACTGAGAACAGAGTTCAAGGACAGCGAGAAAGACAGAACAGAGTTTCTAGACCACATCCTCTCTCAGTTCTCCTGCATATATATCCGCCCCCCCATGAGTCTGAGCCTTTGGGGAATGCTTGTGCAGGAAGCTGTGGTTTTTTTCCGGTGCTTTCGGTGCTCTTCAGCGATGTGTAAACAAGAAACtaggaagtgtgggaaggagcagctgcaggaaaTAAGTAACGGTCCCCCACAAACTGGCCAAGTACGTCGCATTTGTTTAACAACCTTCTCGCAagactaaaaacttttctttttcctaaagcttttaaaacttgatgttgtgcggactttatactgttagttttaccctaccctgtgcctgttggcattctcttcccctccttattgctttactatgattttattagattgtaagcctatgcggcagggccttgctatttactgttttactctgtacagcaccatgtacattgatggtgctatataaataaataaataataataataataaagacagtGTTTTCATTATTACTCTACTTTCTAAAAGAAAAGAGGATACCTACTGATTCTGTTCCTTAGAACTGTCTTGTAtccttaaaaataaatccaaccTCCAGTTTGCTCAAGGTAGAGTGATTTGAACAAGTCTGGCATGCAAGGACTGACCAATGACGTCAAACATGGCCAATGTCAATGGTAAAATACTTGCAGAGAagactcagggccttcctagacgaggccttagcgcgccttcttcttcttcttcttattatttatttatatagcaccatcaatgtacatggtgctgtacagagtaaaacagtaaatagcaagactctgctgcataggcttacaatctaatccggagacaggccgcgctgaggccttctccaacgcgccataagcgaatgtgcttatggcacgctttttccccagctccggcctcaggccggggctgggggaagtgtggagacttccgcggcttttcgcggctcctcgcttactcgcgaggagccacgaaaagccgcggacctggcacagcgctcataagagcgctgtgcccatcggcgggggtgTGCGAAGgctggcaggggcaaggatgggagggtgggtggcatgggggggagggcgggtgcgatcgcaccgctcgccgcccaagcaagcaggcgagcggtgcttgcccgggcaatgccgccccatcccaggcattgcccgggcaagtgccgctcacctgcttgctcgggcggcggcggcgcgatcgcacccgccctccccccatgcccccctctcatccttccccccccccgttttttttaaaaaagtaaaaaagccactttttaacttttccggagtcttcgggccaaacgcggcccctttaaacaaaacaaaaaaaaaatggcggacgacgcagggcttgcgtcctccctgcgtctccgccatctggaagcctgggggaggtacactaacggtagcgcgcctcggccccgcctcctcaccggtgtaagccggcaggtctagcaaagctctcAGTGTGAAGGGGAAATATTAGAGACGCTACTCTGAAAGGGGCCAAAATATTAGGGACCCCTAATCTTCTAGAATAGAGAAGAATTGCAATTGATGAAGGTTGTGAGATAAGAAAATGAGCTTCAAACATGGTTGTTTGAAAAATatgactcatagaatagcagagttggaagggtcctacaaggccatcaagcccaaccccctgctcaatgcaggaatccaccctaaagcatccctgacagatggtagtccagctgcctcttgaaggcctctagtgtgggagagcccacaacctccctaggtaactgattccattgtcgtactgctctaacagtcaggaagttttttatgatgtccagccggaatccagccggaagtatttgaagagtgctctcatgtcttccctcaatcttctcttctccaggctaaacatgcccagttctttcagggctttgctagacctaccaggtgttccgtcgttgaggagcggtgaaagcggattttcccattcagccgtgacgcctcatgctccacacctgccttcgatttgtggcggaagtttgcgcctgttgtgctgctgccgccgcgagcacggttgcgcagccacaccggcctgattgccgcggctttttttttcgctcgctgcacggtttgcgcacgtccgaaagaccacaaacttgcgcagccgtcagcgatgccgccgccagctggtgtgctgctggtgctgttgagggtcaacattgatgcactCACTTCCTGATCActggtcgtggcgggtgtaatatgacccgaggtcaatcgtctgcatgggcactctgtgcctacatctcccatcatgtctctgaggtgtcggcggcgatgaccacctctgtgccctctgccccatcccaaggagccaacccacatctggctgtagccatggcagcagcccacaaacagctctgccctctgccagcctggtacccacactaacaggcagcgtacagcaccgccattatgcggccacggtagctgcccaccacaaggagtcaccagccacttttccgttcctccgttcctgcgcaaactgtcactgggggagtaaaaaacaaacaaacactagaacaggcgcatatcccccacccatcccccacacaccccaggagcacactagccacttttccgttcctccgttcctgcgcaaactgtcactgggggagtaaaaaaaaaaagccgctctgccgcgctgccccagctggcggactgcacgcaaatggcggacgcggcttgaccgaagccgctgaccactcccccttagcacgccttttcctgcccagtgcggaccgcagtgacctcacatcctcccacacgtactccgaattaccacgggacggcaggaaaaggcgcactagaactcacttttttaaagtcgggagaaagaggcttcaccgcaggataacggcggatccttgtgaacgtcatctggaagcctcgacgtgactgcggaaggtaacgcgcgctagagcctcgtctagtaacgccctcagtctctcttcatagggctttgtttccagacccctgatcatcctggttgccctcctctgaacacgctccagcttgtctgcgtccttcttgaattgtggagcccagaactggatgcaatactctggatgaggcctaaccagggccgaatagagaggaaccaggacctcacgtgatttggaagctatacttctattaatgcagccccaaatagcatttgcctttcttgcagccatatcgcactgttggctcatattcagcttgcgatccacaacaattccaagatccttcttgtttctagtattactgagccatcttgtaactgtgcatttggtttctactcCTCCTCAGCTACTTCCTGCACCCTCTATTTGCAGTTCAAAACTCAACTAAAACCTGCAAGAATAGCTGACTATCCCTTTTCCTCCTGCACATTCCTTGAATGCAAAAAGCTAAGCGAAAGCATGACACAGTTTCTCTGGGGATGTGAAGAATTACACTTAGCAGGCCTGTGCCGTTCAATGGAGAAACTCGCGGAGGAAAACCAAAGCTTAAAAGTAAAAGGTAGGTGGTCAAAATAAAAGTGCCTCCGGGGCTTGAGAGCCTAACTAAATTTCGATTAAAAGGATAATCAAATTAATCTCATATTTATGTTACATTCCCTTTCACTGCAGataatagaattattattattattgttattattattattattattattatttatttatttatatagcaccatcaatgtacatggtgctgtacagataacacagtaaatagcaagaccctgccgcataggcttacaatctaataaagttgtagtaaacaataaggagggaaggagaatgcaaacaggcacagggaagtgtaaacaggcaccgggtagggtgaagctaacagtatagagtcagaacaaactcaatatttgaaggctatagggaaaagaaaagtttttagctgagttttaaaagcagtgattgagtttgtagttctcaagtgttctggaagagcgttccaggcgtaaggggcagtagaagaaaaaggacggagccgagtaagggaagtggaggtccttgggcaggcgagaagcatggcatcagaggagcggagagcacgagtggggcgatagtgtgagatgagagaggagagataggcaggagctagaccgtgaagagctttgaaggtcagcaggagaagtttatattggattctggagtgaattggaagccaatggagagatttcagaagtggagtgacatggtcagagcggcgggccaagaagatgatcttagcggcagagtcgtggacagagaccagcggactgatgtgagacaaaggaaggccagagagaagaaggttgcagtagtccaaccgagagataaccagtgcgtgaacgagagtcttggcagaagagacagacaaaaatggtcgaatcctggcaatattatacaggaagaaacgacaggatttagctactgcctcgatgtgaggagtaaaggagagcgaggagtcaaatataaagccaagactacgagcttccttgaccggattCTAACATGCATCTAACCACCATGCTACCTTTGTTAATGTTTTCCAATTTTTtataaaataaagcatttaatggatttgaatttatttatttatttatttataaataaagctctctgggcggtttacaaaagttaaaaacagtaaacgttaaaagtatacaaaattaaaaaaccatcaaaaacatattaaaacaacagtatccatttaaaagcaacatttctggggtccattaaaaaacaaacttagcattgttaaatgctgttaaatgcctgggagaagagaaaagtcttgacctggtgccaaaaagataacaacgttggcgccaagtGAGCCTcgtcattccacaattggggggccaccacagaaaaggccctctcgcttgttgccattctccaagcttccctcggagtaggcacccggaggaggaccttggatgttgagcgcagtgtacaggttggttcatgtcaggagaggtgttccttcaggtattgtgatcccaagcagTGTAacgcttcataggttaaaaccagcaccttgaatagggcttggaaacatacaggcagccagtgcaagacttgacttagggctccatcacacctacttcacCCCTCCTCCCCCCGGTTTGCCCccacgatttccacctccgtttcattagcgggTCAAGAGGTATTGCTGAGGGCAAGTGATGGCTTCCTTAGAAAGAAGGGTCCTtagttcccctccccacccatctgTACTCACCAAAGCATCCTCCCAGAAGCAGAAAAACAGATGGATACAGCAAGAGATGCCTGGAGAGCTTACAACCAGTgagcatggtgtgtgtttttggcatGCAAGTTGTTTCTGGAGCTGATCTCTCGTTGTGATCCTTCGGAAGTGGCTGAGTGGGGCTGGCATCAAGGCAAGGAGAAGTTtggagcagccccccccccgaggcTTGGGATTGGCCAAGAGGGAACCAATAGGgaaaatttgcattttaacaGTTGCTGGGTAGAACTTGCCTGAAAAATCAAGACTCTGTGCTAGACAATCTGGagagaatctacacgtcgtagtgaaggcgcctgcgtgcgcctccagtctgccctcaaaacgatggtgtagacggagaaagaagagatggaggaagaggtggaggaggaggcggctggggaaccggcacggcgggagtgtgtgtgtgtgtgtgtgtgtgtgtgtcgcctgagcagccctgagcgagagcgaggaggacaatggatcgcggaattcaaaggaagacaggagagagagagagagagagaaatccctcccCGCGGGAAAGGCCGGGACGCAGTgcgcgccgccgccaccgcctcttcctccccttcgccctccgctgccagcaacagtttgcctctccaaggagcgtgcgggggagatccccagccacaccaagtggctgcgtggaagggggtggcggaggaagcaggctggagacacacgcgcgcacacacacacacacagacacacacgcagAGATCCGGGCCCTTAGCAAATGCCTCTTCCTACCCCCGCTCTTTGCTAGccggatctacacaaagagtttcaggtggctcttaccccggcagcaggaggccggcggggaggaggtggcggcggcaaggacgtggccggttccccagccgccgcctcctctgcctcttcctccgtctcttctttctccgtctataCCATCattttgagggcggactggaggcgcacacaggcgccttcagtacgatgtgtagattccctcccggTGTTTTGATCTCTCAGTGATTCTCACCATCACCCAgacttggggagggagggatcatTAAAGGCAGGAGACTTGGTGTGATGGTGGGGTAGCCTGGAATGGTCTGAGGGGCTCATGTGGCTGGAGTTAGATAGATGGGGTCTGAAGTCCACCAGGAAAGGGACTCACAGGGTCTCTTCTCTGTTCTCTACAGGGTGCTAAACACAGATCACAGCACTGGGGATATTCTAGGATGAAAAAGCACCGTTGTTTGTGCGTCAAGTGAAAGCTGTACGGATCTGGGATTATAGTTTGGAACAGAAATGCTGGTGCAAGGGATTATCTAATGACTGTATAGAGAAGCAAGCAATTCTGTTTCAATAATTAGAAATATGGAGGCCACAGTGGCAAATTCCTGGCCTTCTTCCACGGTTCAACAGCCTTTCTCACACTGTATAAGCCGAGCTGGCTCAAGGTATTTGACTGCCTAATACCCCACTCAAATTTCTCACTCCCGCACACTAAacattatggccatagctagacctcaggtttatccctggatcgtccaggggtcaaacctgttcatctaggtgacacacaggggatccagtgcttaggcaggggcgaaccctggatgatcccaggataaaccttaggtctagctgtggccttagtgagaTAGGAGTTACTTtttcagaagccatgctgatCCTTCTTCTGAAAGACTTGTTCTTCTATATTttctggccgttgctagatgagggtttagcccgggctgaaacccaggctcacccctgtgcatgcagattatgcacaggggatcccagggtcaggccgggctaaaccctcccttgacccaggataaccggatccacttttggaccagtttttccacagccccgggctgagcctggggctgtggaaagtctagcagtttccacggcttttcctggctacgcggcttacttgcaagtagccgggagaagctaagtgctgtgcccatcgggccgggggtgagggaatcacggggggggggggagagatggggtcTGGGGGGCAAGCGGAGGGGTGagtggacgggcgagtgagcgggcgagCGGAAGTGTGTGAGCGGAC
This window of the Elgaria multicarinata webbii isolate HBS135686 ecotype San Diego chromosome 3, rElgMul1.1.pri, whole genome shotgun sequence genome carries:
- the LOC134396447 gene encoding major histocompatibility complex class I-related gene protein-like, yielding MWDSGQGAPTFLLSAYLDDQFWSYYDSSTKRALPRGPWIKKAEEDPSFWDIYTEQASRVELRHRRHLLVLGKHHNQSEGVVIWQKRFGCELGEDKSKRGYDRCGNKGRDFMTFDYEALTWIALDADAEVMTRVWNADPAFIQKKIVQHEDCIQMLQRLWEYGKEAVLRKEPPAVKVSRKVSYDSLETLTCRAHGFYPKEINATWRKDGKPWEQETSSGGVVPNSDGTYHTWISVKIEPKDRDRYWCHVEHAGLLEPLDLPRQESASVGRFVGVFFGVMAAILMVAGIIFYRNKQQDGCKGTSTSNGQTALAVEKARESHPE